From Streptomyces asiaticus, one genomic window encodes:
- a CDS encoding SDR family oxidoreductase, which produces MPLEGKTVVVSGVGPGLGARVVAACVRDGARVVLGARTEERLPKVAEEVDPGGERTAWRPTDIADEAQCEALAALALDRFGRIDAVVHVAALDSHFGGLEDADFASWARVVDINLFGTLRMTRACLPALKRNGGSVVLIGTQSSSAAPTELRQTAYAASKGALTSAMYALARELGPHRIRVNTVQPGWMWGPPVQAYVTFTAQTEGVGEAEVLSRLTDRMALPELATDGDVAEAAAFLASDRARAITGQSLLVNAGELMR; this is translated from the coding sequence ATGCCGCTGGAGGGCAAGACCGTCGTCGTCTCCGGGGTCGGACCCGGACTGGGGGCCCGGGTGGTGGCCGCCTGCGTCCGGGACGGGGCCCGGGTGGTGCTGGGGGCGCGGACCGAGGAGCGGCTGCCGAAGGTGGCGGAGGAGGTCGATCCGGGCGGCGAGCGCACCGCCTGGCGGCCCACCGACATCGCGGACGAGGCGCAGTGCGAGGCGCTGGCCGCGCTCGCCCTCGACCGCTTCGGCCGGATCGACGCCGTGGTCCATGTGGCCGCGCTGGACAGCCACTTCGGCGGGCTGGAGGACGCCGACTTCGCGTCCTGGGCCCGGGTGGTGGACATCAACCTGTTCGGGACGCTCCGGATGACCCGCGCCTGCCTGCCCGCGCTGAAGCGGAACGGCGGCTCGGTCGTGCTGATCGGCACCCAGTCGTCGTCCGCCGCCCCCACCGAGCTGCGCCAGACCGCCTACGCCGCCTCCAAGGGCGCGCTGACCTCCGCCATGTACGCGCTCGCGCGTGAGCTGGGTCCGCACCGGATACGGGTCAACACCGTGCAGCCCGGCTGGATGTGGGGGCCGCCGGTGCAGGCGTATGTGACCTTCACCGCGCAGACCGAGGGCGTGGGCGAGGCCGAGGTGCTGAGCCGGCTCACCGACCGGATGGCCCTGCCGGAGCTGGCGACGGACGGCGATGTGGCGGAGGCCGCGGCGTTCCTGGCCTCCGACCGGGCCCGGGCGATCACCGGGCAGTCGCTGCTGGTGAACGCCGGTGAACTGATGCGTTAG
- a CDS encoding DUF397 domain-containing protein has protein sequence MSIQQGKTSMWVKSSYSAGNGACVEISSPVISEIAVRDSKDPQGPTLSFAPASWSAFVSDVSRGAFDLD, from the coding sequence GTGTCCATTCAGCAGGGAAAGACGAGCATGTGGGTGAAATCCTCGTACTCGGCCGGAAACGGCGCTTGCGTGGAAATCTCCTCCCCGGTCATCAGCGAGATCGCCGTGCGCGACTCCAAGGACCCCCAGGGACCGACGCTCAGCTTCGCCCCCGCATCGTGGTCGGCCTTTGTGTCCGACGTCAGCCGAGGCGCCTTCGACCTCGACTGA
- a CDS encoding helix-turn-helix domain-containing protein produces MTSNVGPTVRRRRLGQELRRLRQEKGMTAEEVAEELMVSQSKISRLENGRRSISQRDVRDLCRTYKVEDKALVDSLMQMAKESRQQGWWNAFGDVPYSVYIGFETDAASLRVYEPQVLPGLLQTPDYAEAVISGALPEAPQDQIAQRVQVRLRRQERITDPLAPLRLWAVVDEAAMRRVVGNSKIMSDQLDYLVRMSHEPHVTVQALPFDMGSHPGMSGQFTILEFSDESDTSVVYLEGVTSDLYLEKLSDVQSYSMMYEHLRAQALNADQSRQFITEMAQEHARRHQEESEVAPAD; encoded by the coding sequence GTGACATCGAACGTCGGCCCCACTGTCCGGCGACGCCGGTTGGGCCAGGAACTGCGCAGGCTCCGCCAGGAGAAGGGCATGACGGCGGAGGAGGTGGCTGAGGAGCTGATGGTCTCCCAGTCGAAGATCAGCCGACTGGAGAACGGGCGCCGCAGCATCAGCCAGCGCGATGTGCGCGACCTGTGCCGCACCTACAAGGTGGAGGACAAGGCGCTGGTCGATTCCCTGATGCAAATGGCGAAGGAGTCCCGCCAGCAGGGCTGGTGGAACGCCTTCGGCGATGTGCCGTACAGCGTCTACATCGGCTTCGAGACGGACGCGGCGTCGCTGCGGGTCTACGAACCCCAGGTGCTGCCCGGCCTCTTGCAGACCCCGGACTACGCGGAGGCGGTGATCAGCGGCGCCCTGCCGGAGGCCCCGCAGGACCAGATCGCGCAGCGGGTCCAGGTCCGGCTCAGGCGCCAGGAACGGATCACCGATCCACTGGCCCCGCTGCGGCTGTGGGCGGTCGTGGACGAGGCGGCGATGCGGCGGGTGGTCGGCAACTCCAAGATCATGAGCGATCAGCTGGACTATCTGGTCCGGATGAGCCACGAGCCCCATGTGACGGTGCAGGCGCTGCCCTTCGACATGGGGTCGCATCCGGGGATGAGCGGGCAGTTCACCATCCTGGAGTTCTCGGACGAGTCGGACACCAGCGTCGTCTATCTCGAGGGCGTGACCAGCGACCTGTATCTGGAGAAGCTCAGCGATGTACAGAGCTACAGCATGATGTACGAGCATCTGCGGGCCCAGGCGCTGAACGCGGATCAGAGCCGCCAGTTCATCACCGAGATGGCCCAGGAGCACGCCCGCCGGCACCAGGAGGAGAGCGAGGTGGCCCCGGCGGACTGA
- a CDS encoding GOLPH3/VPS74 family protein: MGRSRRTIPEELLLLALDPTTGTTAQPQSLDLGLAGAQLVELALAGRIAPDGDRIAVVLPRPTGDPTLDSALELLRRRGSPVRAVHWIGGPRLGLRQTYLTHLERCGMVHAVAGQMCGVLPTTRYQATDTAISREIRARLDSAIRTGVPPDPRTAALAALAHAVGLGKHLYPGNEGRSSRSRLRDLIRHDPMGGLVAHAVMDVQNGVAAQPRRAPAAGPGRQPGPRAAAEPAAGVPAQPSRRGSMARVGAR; the protein is encoded by the coding sequence ATGGGCAGGAGCCGCAGAACCATTCCGGAGGAGCTTCTGCTGCTCGCTTTGGACCCGACCACGGGTACCACGGCGCAGCCGCAGTCGCTTGACCTTGGTCTTGCCGGGGCACAGCTAGTAGAGCTGGCCTTGGCCGGACGGATAGCCCCTGACGGGGATCGTATCGCCGTGGTGCTGCCACGGCCGACCGGAGATCCGACTCTGGACTCCGCACTGGAGTTGCTGCGCCGACGCGGCAGCCCGGTGCGCGCGGTCCACTGGATCGGCGGGCCCCGACTGGGGCTGCGCCAGACGTACCTCACGCACCTGGAGCGCTGTGGCATGGTGCATGCCGTCGCGGGCCAGATGTGTGGCGTACTGCCGACGACGCGCTACCAGGCGACGGACACGGCGATCAGCCGGGAGATCAGGGCCCGGCTGGACAGCGCGATCCGCACCGGCGTACCGCCGGACCCGCGGACCGCCGCGCTCGCCGCCCTGGCCCACGCGGTCGGGCTCGGCAAGCACCTGTATCCCGGGAACGAGGGGCGTTCCTCGCGCTCCAGGCTCCGGGATCTGATCCGGCACGACCCGATGGGCGGTCTCGTGGCGCACGCCGTGATGGACGTGCAGAACGGTGTCGCGGCGCAGCCACGGCGCGCACCGGCCGCGGGCCCGGGCCGACAGCCGGGACCACGCGCCGCGGCGGAGCCCGCGGCCGGCGTTCCGGCCCAGCCGTCCCGTCGCGGGAGCATGGCCCGCGTCGGAGCGCGCTGA